TGCAAGTAATAGAATCAGTCCGGTTCAAAATAATTGCGATAAAAGATAACGAGTTTTCATTTCTCCGCAAAAACTTTAAGTAGTAGAAAAGTAAGTCtgttagctaaaatataaaataaagctgATATAGTTCTTATATTTTAGGAAATCAATGGCACAGTGGTTAATAGGCTGCACTACACAGGGTAGCCCGGGTTCGATTCTGGATTGCGGTTGATATTCTAGAATAAAACTGCTGCAGACATTCCCGCGCCTTTCGTGGatatttaatgacgttgagtgacatattgtattcatttatcagtttttcctcgttttatgtttttttatagCATCTACAGAATGCATCGGGATACATTGgtcaaccaatccctcgggattctgcagatgttataatagaaaaaaacatgtgttatcccTACATCCAAGTTGTGTCCAACtatggtaattaatttgaattagTATTGTCTCTGACAATATCGACCACGACTGGCTATTGTCGGCCTACGTTAGAAGCATTgagtacatttttttcatataaaattggaAGAAGAATATGACTTGTTAGTAGCCTATGCATAAACGTGTTTTACTCATGGTTATTAGGAAATAGTTCTGATTAAGGCATGTTTTATAGGCATTAGTTGTATAGGCCATCTATAGCGATTTGTTATGCATAGCTTCGAATAGGCCTGTTTATAGAGACCCTCATTTATATCGTTGGAAGTCACTTTGTGTATGAATATTGATTTCGTGTTATCGCAAATGTCCGGTTTACcgattaaacatattttaattttgaaaatgaaggCACAGTCGTGTTGATGGTCTAAGTAGTACCAAACGCTTTGCTTGGTGGAAATAAAGATAAGTGCTATCAGcatcataataaaaatataaaaagaaacgtTTACCATCAATCATAAGCGTGGCACATCTGTAACTTGAGCGAGAGCTGTCAGAAATTCTGCTTTTATACGCCAACTCACATCCATATACTCTGGCATCATCATAGGTTATCTTTTCAATATTCATTTCTAAAGTTAAATGAGTGTTAAATGGTTTTTCTGCATCCAGATTACCACCAACAACAAATTCCTTGTCATTGAAAAAGCCTTTATCTAATTCTGGGACTTTAGTACCTGCTTCGATAAGTGCAATTGTCTgccatccggaatttgtttctcgCCGTATCTGTATGTTATAGAATACTTTAACGTCTGTTTCTGTAACCTGGCATATCATGAATAGCTTTCCTGTAGTTCCTACTATAACTCGTGACTTTGACAAAGTGAAATTCAATCCGGAAACTGGAAAAATCAGGAAGTTTATTATAATATTGTGCAAAAAGGTCATGCGAAAATCCTGACTATGCAGATAAAATGCAACTGTTACTTGTTGCTCCGTACATGTACTTATTGTAATCAATGGGTCcataattttgttacaaattgtgataattttgaatttttgttaaCGCAATACATAAAGGCAAGTGCTAAATGTTTCACACGCACACCAAAAAATGTATACTGTAATCGGTAGGGAGTGAGAGAAATTTGTCTCGTTTGGTAGTTATTTTATGTTGTCAGTTTGGTAATGGTATTTCTTATTTAAACttcttatatgtatattttacatcTCCCCCTTAATATAGGTGTGTTTTTTCCTTTACGTTGACCAGGATGACAGCCTTTAAAAGTTTActtattgtataaaacaaattCGGATAAGCAAGAAAaagataattatatattatttcatgacgggcacctggatagaaccgccgaccttccgtaagccaactgaaTGGTTTCTCCGAttggagaattcaacgccccaagtgaggctagAACCCACATTGGCGAGGGGCAAGAGATATGATGTCTGTAACTTTAACCACCCAGCCTTATCGACTAACGAATAAAATGTAGATCATTTTGTAAGTCTTGGCATCGCCGGGTCACCGGCATGCCTCTTTAAACGTATTTAAAGTGTGTTAAAAAAGGAATAACTGTAACCTGCAAGATTTAAACCtatttgatttttgttattataagataATTACCTATTGCTGTCAACGCGGCCAGCAAAGGAACAACCAAAACAAGCGCCTTCATTCCACGTCCTGGTTTTCCTTGTCTCCTGTGAaacatttctttcaatttcatattGAAGACGATATCGATTAGTCAAAGGTATATAATGGTGTTAATCTTTTGTCTGTTTGATATAAAAGTCGTCCTTTTACTGATTTCGTAAATTGGAAACAGTACAAATGTAATCATCTATTAAATAACTAACGTGCAAACAAactgtaaaatgtaaagaaaactgCACTAAGGCAATATCCAAGCAGTAAAATTGACTTCAGATAGCTAAAATAGCTAAACTGTAGctgtaaaattatatttacaagATATTATAGCAAAAATATACGATTTATGACTCGTGATAGTCCACAATTTTTATTACCTAAACATAATGATATTCTGACGTTGATCTGAAGGCAGTCTCCTTTAAAACATTAAGGATTGTTAATTATGACTGTTTTCTATTGTGAGCTTAACTGTCTCATGCTCAATGTCTACAATGCATCATGAAAGATTAATTTTCAATGAGTCACTTCATTTGTACAGACATAGTAACGGTATATAACGCATTGATGATCATGTTCAATAGTCACATCCAGACCATGTGTATGAAATTAAAGTCAAGAAATTTCTGACTAGGCATATAGGAAAGTTGGTATAAGTTGTTCAAAAAGTATAACACATCCCGATCGCGATACGGTGTTTCTTCCCCTTATTCAGAAGGTAGTTTAACTGCACGTTGAAACAGTACAAAGATATGATATAAATATACCAGAGcaaattcaaacaaaatcaagtgtaaatgttgagctctgctcaacccggggctagagggcgtggacggtagcatgcatttctactaccaTCCATgaaaacaggctcaatcaaaccgagcctgcaacattttcatttttgtcgtgttgagcgacctgtgaagtttttcacttttctctatttaatTTCCTGTTACCtacaatttatgaattaatcttTGCGACACTAATTACATACGTGACAAGATATATTTGCACGTAAGCCAAAGCTTTATTAGTGAGGTGGTTTCGATGAATTATGAGCAGGATGAGTGGAAAAGCACGGTAAGTATACTGTAAAGGCATTTCTACAATTGTTTATCTACTTGAATGAAAACAATGGGTGGAATTGAATCACAAATGATTTTGCTTTGTAGTACATGTGTTCAGTTACAAAATGTATCCTAGTGTCACTACTTGATGCACATACCATTTatcatggtttaaaaccctgtaaaatatctattaaaataggaaaaacctttaaTTAACCCCATTTATTCTTGCATCACGTTATTTAACAGGTtacacaatattaatgggttacatgttaacataccattaaaacacccatttttgaccacgAGTCATATGCCATTGAAAATTTAGCTGAAAAGCTAAAAAACTAATGGCTTTGAAacaatagtgaaattctgtatattttaaagttaatagGATTATTCGTGGCTCTtaactttgatttaatgcccattaaatgttcaggttctgtacgatttcatttaagagtaaacttaatggcccttatcagcaatgtgatgcccattaattcctacattctgtaaaatgtgattcgtatattttcttttttttttggtttttggcttgcactctcattgaatgcttataattcaagccccatattgttctaaaatggactttaatcacaacaaatacatactacgcacacatcgtctataatatatcatgatgttatatttagttacattaaagttattttcccttgatgcagttacgccatttttagctcacctgtcacatagtgacagggtgagcttttgtgatcgcccttcgtccgtcgtccgtccgtcgtccgtccacaatttcttgtctgcacgatagaggtttcatttatgattttattttaaccaaacttgcacacaacttgtatcaccataagatctcggttcctttcttaatctggccagattccattatgggttccagagttatggcccctgaaagggccaaaattagcaattttgaccttgtctgcacaatagcagcttcacttattatttgatttttaccaaacttgcacacaacttgtatcaccataagatctcggttcctttcttgaactggtcagatttgattatgggttccagagttattgcccctgaaacggccaaaactagctattttgaccttgtctgcacaatagcagcttcatttatgatttgattttaaccaaactggcaaacaacttgtatcaccataagatcttggtttctttcttgaactggcgagattcaagtatgggttccagagttatggcccctgaaagggccaaaattagctattttgaccttgtctgcacagtagcagctttatttatgatttgattttaaccaaactggcatacaacttgtatcaccataagatcttggttcctttcttgaactggcgagattcgattatgggttccagagttatggcccctgaaagggccaaaattagctattttgaccttgtctgcacaatagcagcttcatttttgatttgattttaaccaaacttgcacacaactggtatcaccacaagatcttgcttcctttcttgaactggccagatttcttcatgggttccagagttatggccccttaaaggttcaaaattggctattttggcttttgcagccatatagaaacttcatttatggttttatttgatacaaacttccaaaataacttcaacaacaataattcttggattccatgacaaatcagatccaagcgtaggttcagagttattttatatctgattacttccctgattgtaatcaaaatggatttatatcagtaagtacttatagtacttatttgaaatttcattattgtcattagtttgactgagccaatcagggtagataactatggactgattttatgtcaaattacctccctttatttcaaattaaaatgggtatatctccgtaacttatgaagatactgatctgacatttcatttatgtcaacagatttatttggcagatccttcttttcttcacttacaataattttttttaataacttcccttttacgttactataaatagcttatttttagcaactttttttattattggccgtagggaaaaaccgagaccacttttctgtggtacaacatggatggtacctccaatttgtaggtgtattttgacatacatgtatctgtaccttgtatgaattttttttctttttggttaaatttcttccctttgttgttactgtcctttggacttagatattttttctgaggaccttcttgtcctcaagtgcaatgataacaggtgagcggtatagggccatcatggccctcttgttttcaaatgtttgcaaagttgtgttcctacaaaaatcggacttatttcaatgaaagtcggatgaaaacatattaatttatttgataacatcaatctacattattttggtaagggtaaatacgtaaatacgtattgatgcatgccacttttccgttgtttgttttcctgtccaaataatcagcatttgtataagaaaatgggtggggtaaggaatttacattacaaaatgtgttcagacaagtttagattttcaaattttccaatccttgagtagaaactaaggtttatagaggagtgaacagtacacatgattgtgaagatttacagtctgatttaaattcatttggggcatgggcagattaATCGCTTCTTCGTTTTAATGAATCAAAgtgtgtggtacgcttgattggggaggTGGGGGAAAAgatacttgtgatgcaatccctcaaacattttcTCTTAGCTGTTTAaatgcatgcacctgagcacaaagtattgaagtagagctaaattgtgattgcccattgtgcgctgacattgtcatcaacagttgccttttgaatacacctgatgcctaatgtctgtaccaataaaaacttagtcagaatgtttgtcaattttataatgttaaatagttaaaactacccacatggtcacttgatctattaaaccagTACCTGTAAACcattctcagtacaacacaatacaataaaatatccatttattttctcatttcatatgaacatatcacagaataaggatacaatatgacaaatgtttgtaagaggctgttacatgtgttttacattacaaaataatgagagaaaaaagaagaaacaaatgttCTACTACCATTTTACAAAACAGCACATATGTATAAGTACTATTACTTGTGTAGTGATACGTCAATACGGCAGATaccaatatgaagttgattatcttaagatgtctaattctgatggcaaattttcatggcccttaatttgatataccattaaaatattatgaatccattaaaattgaatctgacatatttgaTGAGACCATTcaacatttttaataattaacgaccattaacagagtattaaaaaataatggccccattagttcttactaattaatgaggaattaaggggtactttttaatggcacattaatttcatgccattTCTTTAAGGTTTTAGTTTTAAGGAGCATGTTAACTTTTTAacggtttattttaagcagcttttcatggtcatcaaagtcattttaacaaggtacaTTTTACaaggattttaatatatttatttcatggctttttaatgcatggtattaaaactatggtcatgaaaatcccattaaatagtaagaagtaatgggtgaattttaatggtgaccggTTATAACTTTTAATGGCATGCGCATCCAGTAGTGTATTCTGCtggttttttttcaaacacttgtATAGTATTGCGAGTGAAAGAGATTTTGCTGACATTTGAAAATATCTCGCTTATCGGCATCAAGTAATTATTCACATATTCGtatcaaaacaaaaagcaaatatAGATCTATTTCAGAGTGTTATTAGTGTTTTGCACAATTACTAACGTAAAGAAGTTTTGAATGGGTCGCTACGCAACGCATTTAATGGGATATTATCCTGTTTCTCAGTTTTCTATCCTAATtccttttatatattatttacaacacacacacacacacacacacacacacacacatatatatatggaaaggcatgtgaagtcattttatctatttgagttatatatatataaaatgacttCATATGCCTTTCCagcagtatttaattataaaaatacaaactagtttcgcctgtCGGCTCATCAATGTAACGTGACGTTAATATGgtaatgacgcgacgtcaatataaagggacgtaattctgacGTTATTTTCTCAAAGGGCGTAATAAACGTTGTTATTTAATTATTCAGAACATAACTGTTACTGTAGGCTGTtaagtttatatatatagggggaaaAAGATGTGGAGAAAGATGCTCaagtctttacattttaatattgtctataaacatttaaaaatcaataaaaacaaagaaataaataaccgGTTTCACCCGTTCAACGCGGGATCTTCAGATAAATGACGTTGTCTCTATGCGtcgacgtcatgacgtcattaaTGTCGCTTGCGTCTTAGAAATGACGCCGCTTATGttttatacaattatttatttaatttattggcAGGTCTTATGTTAAAGCTTTAAGCGATGGTTGAAACAATTTAATAAAGTGGTGTTCTTCGTAGAGTACTGTTATTTTCTGGTGGTCGGTATATAGGAGaaatcttgtattttgtgttgcaatCTTTAGCGCATTGCGCGATATGTCTGCTAACTGGAATGGGGGCGTCTTTACCTTGTCGGATATGCTGGTTATGTAATATAACCCTGTTTCTCAAATTTCCAGTTTCTCCAATTTAATCTTTGTTGCACCcgttacattttattgcatatacatgtataacat
This is a stretch of genomic DNA from Mercenaria mercenaria strain notata chromosome 4, MADL_Memer_1, whole genome shotgun sequence. It encodes these proteins:
- the LOC123560775 gene encoding uncharacterized protein LOC123560775; this encodes MKLKEMFHRRQGKPGRGMKALVLVVPLLAALTAIVSGLNFTLSKSRVIVGTTGKLFMICQVTETDVKVFYNIQIRRETNSGWQTIALIEAGTKVPELDKGFFNDKEFVVGGNLDAEKPFNTHLTLEMNIEKITYDDARVYGCELAYKSRISDSSRSSYRCATLMIDDNTQQNSRSDNGNSALTVGAILGVTNILTAVYAAYLTVVIIRSRTMSFDDRCLCHGRREPEHTATVAKQSLAFDQQTYSLNDDKDTYGLSK